AGCACTGTCACCACCGCGATCACGGCTCGCACCGTGACATCTGCGAGGGTGGTGTCGTCTCAACTTCAATGGAGCCCGGCCACGGTCTCTGTTGCGAGGCACTTAAGGGAGGACACCGGTGGGACCGGCAGACACCACAGTTCCGCGGCAACCGACGGGAACTCGTGAACCGGACGCCCCCGGCGGATCAAGCGGACTGGTCGAGCTCGACGAAGCCACCTTGGTGGCCCGGGCCCGCAACCGGGACCCTGCCGCATTCGAGATGCTGGTCCGCCGTTACCAACGGCGCATCTACTCCCTGTGCCTGCGGATGCTCAACGGCGCCAGCGGCGAAGCTGAAGACGTCGCCCAGGAGGTGTTCCTGACCGCGTGGCGCCGGCTCCCGGAGATCCAGCACGACGGCGCGTTCGGCAGCTGGCTCTACCGGACCGCGACGAACAGATGCCTGACGGTCCTCCAGCGCCGCAAACCCGTTGACGAACTCGACGATCACAACACCCCGATCGACACCGGCGCCGACGCAGACCCAGCACGCGCCGTCCACAACAGCGAAGCGATGAAAGCCCTGACCCTGGCGCTGGCGCAACTACCACCACCACAACGCGCATGCTGGCTGCTGCGCGAGGTCCACGGCCGCTCCTACCAGGAGATCGCCGAACTCGTCGAAGCCACCCCGACAGCAGTCAGAGGACGAATAGCCAGAGCACGAGCAGAACTAGCGGAGGTGATGAAGCCATGGAGATAGATCCCCCCCGGAACAGCCAGTCCACCCAAGAGACTGGGCACCTGCTGCCCTGCGGTCGCAGCGTCGAAGACGTCTGGGACGACATGGAGGCCGGCCGGGTCACCGACCACTCACTCCACTGCCCGCACTGCACCACCGCCCGAGCCGGCCTCGACGAACTCACCGAAGCCACCCGCGCGCTCATCGACGACCCGGCGCAACCACCCGCCGGATTCCTCGACAAGATCATGACCGCAGTCCGCGCCGACCTCAGCCTCGGCCGGACCATTCCCTTGCCGGCCCCCACGGCGCAGATCGACATCTCCACGCACGCCCTGGCCGCCGTACTGCGCTACGCCGTTGACGGCGTCGACGGGGTCCGTGCCCACCAGTGCCGCATCGAGGTCTCCCCGGACGCCCCTCAGTCGGTGAGGGTCTGGATGTCGGTCGCTGTTCGGTTCGGGTCCGGGCAGGTCTCGGCCCTGGACGAAGCTCGCGTGCGGGTCGCGGCCGCGCTGCCCGAACGGATCGGCCTGGAACTGGAGACGCTGGACTTCGAGGTTGTGGACGTCTGGCTCGATTCCGATGGACAGGAGGAGCTGCGATGACCACGAGTTGGGTCCCGGGCAACCTGGTGCCGGAAAGCCTGCTGACCGAGATCCGTGCCGCCGACGCCGCCGCGAAGGCAGCTCGCGCGGTCCCAGGCGTCGTCCGGCTTCAGCCTGGCGTGTGGGGGCTGCTGCGGCAGTTCGCCGCGCAGGCCTGGACCCAGGCCACCGGCAAGAAGCTCCCGGACATCGGCGGCGTCGACGCCGGTTTCCGCACCGACCATCACCAACTCCGGATCGAACTGCGGATCGTGGTCAGCATCCACCACCACGCCGCCCAGGTCGGCCAGGCCGTCCACGACGCGGTGCTCACCGCGGTCAGCGCCGTGACCGACACCCCCGCACAGATCCGGATCCACATCGTCGAGGTCGACCTCGAACCCGAACCGAGCAGGCAACCAACCAGCTGAACAGGTCGTCCGCGGACGCAAAGCCCGCGCCGCGATTGGGCGCAGACCCAGCCTCACAGCCGGCTGCGTCGGCGACTTCGCAGCGTACCGGTCAATCGCTGACCAGAGCACGATCCATCCTGGGCAGGGTGGATCGTGACTCGGTCCGGAAGCGTCCTGGCGACTGCCCTCGGATCTGGCTGAACGCACGGCTGAAGGCACGCCCCGACGCGTAGCCGACGGAGCGGGCGATGGATTCCAGCGTGTCGTCGGTGTCGCGGAGGCGTCGAGCGGCCAGGTCCGTTCGCCAGTGCGTCAGGTAGGCGCTGGGACCCCGGCCCGTCGTACCGACGAAACGGCGGGTCAGAGTCGCGCGGGAAACTCCGAGTTCGGCAGCCAGCAGTTCGGTCGTCCAACGGCGCGCCGGGTCCGTGTGGAGCAAGGTGACGGCCGTGGTGAGCAGTGGGTCGCCCAAAACGCCGAGCCACGTCCGTCGCGCTGCCTCGGGCCGGGT
The Kribbella italica DNA segment above includes these coding regions:
- a CDS encoding sigma-70 family RNA polymerase sigma factor, whose protein sequence is MGPADTTVPRQPTGTREPDAPGGSSGLVELDEATLVARARNRDPAAFEMLVRRYQRRIYSLCLRMLNGASGEAEDVAQEVFLTAWRRLPEIQHDGAFGSWLYRTATNRCLTVLQRRKPVDELDDHNTPIDTGADADPARAVHNSEAMKALTLALAQLPPPQRACWLLREVHGRSYQEIAELVEATPTAVRGRIARARAELAEVMKPWR
- a CDS encoding Asp23/Gls24 family envelope stress response protein is translated as MEIDPPRNSQSTQETGHLLPCGRSVEDVWDDMEAGRVTDHSLHCPHCTTARAGLDELTEATRALIDDPAQPPAGFLDKIMTAVRADLSLGRTIPLPAPTAQIDISTHALAAVLRYAVDGVDGVRAHQCRIEVSPDAPQSVRVWMSVAVRFGSGQVSALDEARVRVAAALPERIGLELETLDFEVVDVWLDSDGQEELR